TCGGTCCAGCGGCGGTTGAAGTAGGCGGCGGTGCCGCGCGGGTCGGTCAGCCACACGATCTGCGGCATGCCCTCCAGCACGGCCCGGTAGCGCTCCTCGTTGCGCTGGGCGCGCCGCTCGGCAAGCAGCCGGTCGTGAATGTCGGTGGCGGTCGTGACCCAGGCGCGGACCTGCGGGCCGGGGTCGGCCGGGTCGCGGACCGGGTTGATCCGCACCTGGAACCAGCGCTCGCCGTGCGTGGTCTGCAGTTGCCACTCGCTGCTGGCGTCGCGGGCACTGACGGCCACCTGATCGCGCCACTGCTGGTAGGCGCCCCGCTCTTCCGGGTTCAGGTGTCCGCTCAGGTCACCGCCGCCGAGCAGCTGCTGGTGCGCGAGGTTGCGGTACCGGATTCCGCCGGACGCGCCGGACAGCTGCACGATCATCGGCAGGGTGTCGAGCACCGCCCGCGAGCGGCGCTCCTCGGCCTGCAGGGCCTGTTCGGCCGCGACGCGCTCCCGGATGTCCCGCACGACCTCCAGCAGGCCCAGCAGGCTGCCGTCCGGGGCGTGTACCTCGCTGCGCTGCGCCTCGCCGGAGAACACGCTGCCGTCCGCCCGCAGGTAGTTCGTCGAGAGCGGCGCGAAGCGGCTGCGGCCGTCCAGGCGCCGGTCGGCGTGAATGACCCCCAGCGGCCGGCCTTCCAGGTCACGGTGGCCCAGCCACTCGCCCAGGGCGTGGTTCACCAGTCGGATGCGGCCCTCCGCGTCGGTGAACACCGCGCCGTCCTGCATGGACTGGAAGATCGCCTCGAACTCGGCTCGGGAGGCGTCCTGCAGCGCCCGTGCCTGCAACAGCGACACGTTGGTCAGTTCCGCGCGGCCCCGGGCGTCCACCTGCGCCTTCACGATCCGGAACGCAAACCCGGCGATGAGCAGGCCCAGCAGGGCAATCAGGTACGGCACGACGGCCGCCAGGTCCCGCCCGAAAGTGGAGTCGGCCTGAAAGGACAGCGTCCAGGGTTGCCCCATCAGCGTGAAGCTGGTGCGGGTCGTGAACCCCCGGTCGAAGGTGGGGCGCGGCACCACGCCGCTGCTGCCGATCACCTGCCCGGCCAGGCTGACCTGGGCGCGCAGGTTACCGGACAGCCGGCCGGTGCCCTCCAGACCGCGCAGCAGGTCGGCGGCGCTGACCGCCAGGTAGATGAAGCCTCGGCGCGTGGTGTCCTCCTGCACCGGCAGGGCCACGATGAATCCCGGGATGGGTTGCCGCGCCGGGTCGCGCTGCACCAGCATCAGCAGCGTGGAGGCCTGCGTGCGGTTGCTCTCCTGGGCGCGCGACAGGGCGCTGCGGCGGAGGGGCTCGGCGTTCATGTCAAACCCGAGCGCCACGAGGTTCTCGGGGGTGGCGGGTGCGACGCGGGTGATGATGACCCGCTCGGCCTGGATCTCACCAGTGGCCCGGACGGTGATGTCCGGGGAGACCGTCCGCCGCAGTTCCGTTTCCAGCTGCCGCGCCTGGGCGGCGGGGACGGCACGCGCGTACCCGACGGCCTTCACGCCGGGGTAGCGGCGGGCGAGGTCCAGTCCGGTCACGTAGCGGTCGAAGTCGGCCTCGTTGGCCCGCTCGGCCAGGGACTCCCAGCTGGACCGGGTGGCTTCCAGCAGGCGTTCGTACACCAGCACGCGGTCGCGCAGCAGTTGCGTGTACGCGCCGGCCTCGCGTTCGAAGCGGCTGCGCTGCTGGTCCCGCGCGAACGAGTGCACCACGAACGCCACGACCAGGGACAGGATGACGACCAGCAGCAGCACCAGCGCGGGGACCTGCCGGCCGCGGGCAGGAGGCAGGCGGATCACCCGGTCGACCCGGCCGCCGCGCGTCCGGACGCGGCGAGTGCACCCAGAAAGACTTCGACCGGTACGTCCGCGCCGGTCCATGCCTGGAAGGCCAGTCTGGCCTGGTGGGCCAGCATGCCCAGCCCGTTCTCCGCGGCGAGCCCGTGGGCGCGGGCGTCGCGCATCAGGCGGGTTTCCTCGGGCTTGTACACCATGTCGTACACGAGCGCCCCGGCAGGGAGCCGCGCCAGGAACGTGGCGTCCAGCGGGGTCTGGTCGGGGTCGTTCAGTCCGGCGCTGCTGGCGTTGATGACCAGGGCGGCGCGGGTCCAGGGAGCGGACCCGGCGGGTACAGCGGCCACCTGGAAGTCCGCGTCCGGCGCGGACCAGTGGTGGGCGATGGCCTGCGCGCGGCTCAGGGTGCGGTTCACGATCCAGACGTTCTGCTCACCCATGATCAGCGCCGTGTACACGGCGGCCCGCGCTGCGCCCCCGGCGCCGAGCACGATCACGTCCGCACCCTGCTCAAAGGTGTACCCGGCGTCGGCCAGCGCCTGCCTCAGGCCGGGCGCGTCGGTATTGTCACCGTGCAGCCGACCGTTCCGGTGCACGATGGTGTTCACGGCCCCGATGGACCGCGCCGCCTTACTCAGGGAGTCCAGCAGCGGCAGCGCAGTCTCCTTGTGCGGCAGGCTGAGGTTCGCACCCAGCACGCCGGTCTCCCTCAGGCTAGAGACGGCCGCGGGGAGGTCCGGAGCGGGCACCTGCCGCGCCTCGTAATTCCCGTTCAGGCCGGCGTGGGCGAAAGCGGCGCGGTGCATTCGGGGAGACAGCGAGTGGGCCGCCGGGTCCGCGAACAGGTAGGCACGCAGCGGTTGGGCAGGGTCCGGCACGGTCACCCCATCAGTCTATGTCAGTCCGCGCCGCCGACTGGCCGGGTGTGCGGCGGGAAACTAAGGGAAATGGGGGATGCGGCTGCGCGTGGCGTGGGCGCACAATGTGCCGGGGGGCACGGCCCCCGCGCGCGGCCATGCGCGAGAATGCGGGCCTCCGACCTCACCCTTCGTTTCTTTCCCTGAGCCCCACGTGGTGGGGTGGGACCTGCGCTTCACGCGCGACTGGAGATGATTTGACACAGCCTCAACAGGACAGCGGCCTCCCCGTTCCCGGCGCGTTCAGCGCGACCGTCACCCTGGAGAACCAGCGCGAGGCGTATGCGCTGCTCGGGGCTGGAGACGCGAACCTGCGCCGCATGCGTGAACTCACGAAGGCGAAACTCGTGGCGCGCGGCGAGACCATCACGATCACCGGCGACGAGGAGCAGGTCCGCAGCGCCGAACGCATGGTGCGCGACGCCCTGGACGTCGTGCGCGGCGGCGGTGAACTGACCCCGGACAGCCTGCTGCGCTCCGCGCGCCTGAGCGGCGAGGGCCGCAGCCTCGCGGCAGAGACGCAGGTGACCGGCCTGAGCCTCCCGCGCGGCCTGAAACCCAAGACGCCCGGCCAGAAACAGTACCTGGACAGCATCGATAAAAGTGACATCACGTTCGGGATCGGCCCGGCCGGGACCGGCAAGACGTACATGGCGGTCGCCATGGCCGTGCAGGCCCTGAAGGCGAAGAAGGTCAAGCGCATCATCCTGACCCGCCCTGCCGTGGAGGCCGGGGAGCGCCTTGGCTTCCTGCCGGGCGACCTGCAGGCAAAGATTGACCCGTACCTGCGCCCGCTGTACGACGCGCTGCAGGACATGCTCGATCAGGAGAAGTTCGAGTCGTACCTGACGAGCGGCGTGATCGAGATCGCCCCGCTGGCCTTCATGCGCGGCCGCACGCTGAACGACGCGTTCATCATCCTGGACGAGGCGCAGAACACCACGGGCGAGCAGATGAAGATGTTCCTGACCCGCATGGGCTTTTCATCCAAGGTCGTCGTGACCGGCGACGTCACGCAGATCGACCTGCCCCGCCACGTCACGAGCGGACTGGCGGTCGCCAAGCGCGTGCTGGGCAGCATCGACGGCATCGCGTGGCACGAGTTCACGGACGCCGACGTGGTCCGCCACCCCCTGGTGGGCCGCATCATCAAGGCGTACGAGACCGCCGAGAACGCCGAGCAGGACAAGCGCGCCGCGCGCCGCGGCGAATTCGCCAGCATCCCCGAAGGCGAAGGGGACGCAGCGGCAGCAAGTGAACGGTAGCTAGCAGATCGTTGAAGGAGGAGCCCGGCGCGCAGGTTCGCCGGGCTTTTTCCATCCACCATCACCCATCCTCTATCCTCTACGGAGTGATTGATCTGATTGTCCGCAAGACGCCCCCTGCCGGTCTGCGCCCCGCGCTGCGCGGCAGCCTGGAGGCCGTTATGGCGCACTTCGGCGTGCAGGAGCGCGAGGTGACGGTCGTACTCGTCGGAGACCGCACCATCCGTGCCCTGAAGCGCGAGCACTGGGGCGAGGACGCCGTCACGGACGTCCTGAGTTTCCCCACCTGGGAACCCGGCGATCCGTTCATCCCGCCGCACCTGGGGGACATCGTGATCAGTCTGGACACGGCCGCGCGGCAGGCCGAGGCGCGCGGGCACAGCCTGACGCGGGAGGTGGCGCTGCTCGCCAGTCACGGGGTGACGCACCTGGTCGGGCATGACCACCCGCACGCCGAGGGCCTGGGCTTCGAGGAGGGCGCGACCGGACCGGAATGGGCCGTGTTCCACGGCGCCTGGGACGCGGCCCGCGCGGCCCTGCCCGACGGGGCCTGAGCGGACGCCCGGTGCGCAGTGACGGGTCGGCCTGGAACGCGCGCCGCTGGTGGCGCTCGGCGGGCTACGCGTGGGCGGGTATCCGGCACGCCTACCGCACGCAGGCGAACTTCCGCATCGAGTGCTGGGCGGCCCTGCTGGCCCTGGGAGCGGCTGGCATCCTGCGCGCCCCGCTGGCGCCCGTCGCGCTGGCGTGCGCGCTGGTGCTGAGCCTGGAACTCGTGAACACCGCGCTGGAAGCCGCCGTGGACCTCGTCAGCCCCGAACGGCACCCGCTTGCGAAGGTCGCCAAGGACGCCGCGGCCGCCGCCGTGCTGATCGCGTCCGCCGGGGCGCTGCTCGTCGCGGCAGGCACGCTGCTGCCCGCGCTGCTGGAGTTCCTGAGCGGCACTTGAGGGGTTCCGTGCAGTCGGCGCCGGAGTGATGTGCCAGCATGCGCGCGTGCCTTCGCCTGCCGACCTCTCCCCCGCTGCCGTGACCCTGCGGGGCCGACGCCCGCGCGACCTGCCGGTCCTGACCCGCTGGCTGACCGACCCAGACGCCGAGTGGCGGCAGTGGGACGCGCCGTACCTGCCCACCTGGGATACGACAGTGAACCTGCAGCGGTACGCGCAGTCGCTGTCCACGCGGCCGCCCAGCCCGAACGAGCGGGTGGTGGTGGCCGGCGGCGTGGTGGTGGGCATGGTGAACCGCGCCGAGGAGGACCCGGCGGGAAGCGGCTGGTGGGATCTGGGCATCCTGATCTACGACCCGGCGCTCTGGGGGCGGGGGCTGGGGTCGCGGGCACTGGGCCTGTGGGTGCAGGCGACCCTGGACGAGACGGACGCGCACGTCCTGACGTTCAGCACCTGGGGCGGAAACGAGCGGATGATCCGGGCGGCAGTGCGGCTGGGCTTCCGGGAGGCAGGCCGGGTGCGGGAGGCGCGGGAAGTGAACGGTCAGCGGTTCGATGCGGTGCGGCTGGACCTCCTGCGCCGCGAGTGGCCGGGTCTGGACGGGGGGGCGTGACGTGCCGCGCGAGCGAGAGACGCCGGTCAATCCGCCAGGGTTCCTGGCGACGCAGGACCTGAAGGACCGCGGCTGGACGCCAGCCCTGATCCGCCGCTTTCTGGGTGAGCATGACCGCACCCGCCCGAATGGCCTGCGGATGGGTCGCCGCCGCCTGCCCCCAGTGAAGCTGTACGAAGAGGCGCGCGTACTGGACGTGGAGCGGGAGGATTCGTTCCTGGCGGCGCAGGCGCGGGCGGCCGACGCGCGTGAGCGGGCCGAGCGGACCCGCGCGCTACGACAGGCTGCCCGGCTGGAGGCGCTGGAGCGCGCCGCGGCGGAGTACGTGCCGGTGATTCACCCGGAACCGCTGCGGAAGGGCGCGGTACGCAAGGCCCGCGAACCCTACCAGGGCGCGCTGGACGCGCGACTGGACGCCCTGCGCCGCGAGATTCCGAAGCTCACGGCACGCGAGGAGGAGGTCCTGAGCGGGCTCCTGCGGACGCAGCTGGACCGCGCCCTGCACGCCGCCTACCCCTGGTACCCGTCCCCGGATGCCACGCCGGGCCCGGTCCGCACCGGCGGGAACGCGCAGGCGAGCGACTGGCGTGCCTGGGACTGGGACTGAGACCCGCCAGCCGGGTCAGGCCGGGCGAACCCGCTCCCTCCCGGCCAACAGGGGCCGAACACCGCTTCACGTGGACGGTTACAGGACGTCGTCGGCGCTGCCGCGTTTGCGGAGGTTGTTCTGCGTCTTGCGCCAGCGCAGCGCCTTGACGATGGCGGGCGCGGCCGGGTTCAGGTTCAGGTCGTAGGCGGGGTACCAGACGCGCTGCTCACTGAATTTCAGTTTCATCTTGAACACGCCGTAGGAGTGTTTGCTCTCGTCGAGCACGCGGGGAATGCCCCAGAAGTCGAACAGTTCGTACCCGCGCTGTTTCGCGTCCAGCATGGCGTTCCAGTAGAACGCGTCGGGCGCCTTGGCGTCTTTCAGGGGGCTGCCGTCCTCGTTCGTGCGGTCGTCTCGGACGCTGCCGCCGAACAGGTAGTACGTGCCCTTGCCCATGGCCAGGAAGAACCCTCCGGCCAGCGCGCGGCCCTGGTAGCGCGACAGGACGATGTACGCCTCCCCGCCGTGGGCGTTCCCCTCGCGGAGCATGGTCTCGTAGTAGGCGCGGGGGAACGCGCCGAGCTGGGCGCGTTCGTTGGTGGCGGTGAAGATCTCCCAGAACGCGTCGAAGTCGTCGTCCCGTCCGGCGGTCACGCCGAGTTTCTGCGCGGTGCGGACGTTGCGGCGGGCCATGGAGTGCAGCCCGGCGAACAGCTCGTCCTCGCTGCGGGTCAGGTCCGCGACGATGGTGTGCTCGGGCTGCTCGGGGTCCGCGCGGCGGAACGGCCCGTACCCGTCGGGCAACGTGACGTTGTCCGCCGCCAGGAACGGCACCGGAGGCTCGATCTTCAGCAGGGCGTCGGTGGGCCGCGCGATGCGTTTCACAGCGTCCGCCACGTCCGGCAGCAGGTCCAGGCTCTCCAGGGCGGGGCCGCGCGGCGCGTACAGGGTACTGAAGCCCGGCACGAGCCGCTTGCGGATCAGTTGCAGCGCGCCGACCGTACGGCCGTCCTGTTGGATCAGATAGCGGGCGGGCGTCTGTCCGAGCTGCCGTCTGGCCTCGCCGTACCCCCAGCCCTGCAGGGCACTGGTGATGGGCAGGTTCCGCACGGCGTCGTCGTAGACGCGCGGGTCGGTGGTTTCCACGAGGTTCAGGCGCACGCGGGGGATTGTAGCAGCCTGCCTGCACGCCTCATCGCCGTATCACGGTGCGGGGAGGGGCAGAACGCTAGAGTAGCGGGGTGAAACAATTCCTGTTGACCGCCCTGCTGCTGTCGGGGGTCGCCCTGGCACAGACCGACACGACGGCCCCCGCGGCCCCTGCACCGGCCCCCATCGCTGCACCTGCGCAGGACCCCACGGTCGTCGTGGCCCGCGTGGGCACCATGACCTACACCCTCGCCGACTACGAGAAGGCGTTCCGCTTCGCGATCGCGCGAGTCCTGAACGGTCAGGGCATCGGGTACGGCGAGGAGTACCTGACGGAGTTCGCCAGCGCCCGCCCGGACTTCCTCAAGCAGTTCGTGCGGGACCGCGCCCTGGATCAGCTGGCCCGCGCCAGCGGTCAGGTGGACGCCGCCCTGATCGACACGCAGATGCAGGAGGCCCGCGCGGACTTCGAGACGGACGCCGAATTCCTTGACGCGCTGAGGGCCACCGGGTACACCAGCGCGGATGAACTCCGGGCGGAACTGGAGCGCCGCGCGCTGGTCAGCGCGTACCTGGAGAAGGTGCAGGGCCGCTTCACGTTCGGGGACGCGCTGGTTGCCGGGTTCTACAACCTGCACAGGGCCGAATTCCAGCGTGATCCGGAGGCGTGCGTGAAGCACATCCTGGTGCCCACGCAGGCCGAGGCGCAGGCCATCGCCCGGGACCTGGCGGGCGGCGCGGACTTTGCAGCGGTCGCGAAGGCCAAGAGTCAGGACCCGGGCAGCGCCGCGCAGGGCGGTGACCTGGGCTGCTTCGGCCCGGGCGAGATGGTGGCCGCGTTCGACACGGCCAGCTTCAAGGGCCCGGTCAACCAGGTGCAGACCGTGCAGTCGCAGTTCGGCTGGCACCTCGTGCTGGTCACCAAGCGCACCGAAGGCGGCGTGATGCCGCTGACCGAGGCGGCCCCACTGATCCGCCAGAAACTGTCGCAGGACGCCGCGCAGAAGTACCTGGACGCGCAGATCGCCAAGCTGACCACCGAGAGCTTCCCGGAAAAGGTCGCCGTGGTGGCCGCGCCCGCCACGAAGTAACCGCGGTTCTCACAGCAGAATTTATTGAAGGTGCCCTTCACTAGTCCTGAACGAGCGGAGCGAGCACCCGACAACACCAGCGGTTGGAAGTGGAATTGAAGGGCGTGGTGGTGGCCCTTCAATGGAACTGGACACCGCCGTCAGAGGGGCGGAGTGATCGTCTCCGCCCCTCTGAACCGAGCCAAGTGGGTCGCCGTAGAAACCAGCGGCTGGGAGGGGAATGGAGGGGCGTGCCGGTGGCCTCTCCACCCAACTGAACGCCGGTGTGAGACCGGCAGGTCATACAGGAAGGGCCGACCGCAGGACTACAGCGGTCGGCCCTTCGGGGTGGCGTCAGCTCCAGTCGGCGGGGCGGTCGGTCAGACCGAAGTGCCAGGCGATGGCCTGCGCGATCCGCTGCGAGGCCTGCCCGTCGCCGTACGGGTTGCGCGCGGCGCGCATGGTGGCCAGGGTAGCCTCGCGGCCCAGCAGGTCCAGCAGGGTGGCTTCCAGCTGCGCGGGATCGTTCCCGGCGAGCCGAAGCACCCCGGCCTCGACGCCCTCGGGCCGCTCGGTGACGTTGCGCAGCACCGCGACGGGCACGCCGAGCGCCGCGCCCTCCTCCTGCAGGCCGCCGCTGTCCGTGGCGAGCAGGCGCGAGGCGGCCATCAGGGGGGCCATGTCGCTGTAGTCGAGCGGATCGGTCAGTTCGAAGTTCGCCACGCTCTCCAATGCTGGACGCACGGCCTCCTGCACGGCGGGTGAGAGGTGAACCGGGTAGATGAAGTGGTGCTCCGGGTGCGCCTGCGCCACGCGCGCGAGGGCCTGGGCCATCTCGCGCATCATGGGCTGGTTCTCGCGGCGGTGCATGGTGACGGTCACGAGGGGTTGCCCGGCGTCCACGCGGGCCTGCCACGCGGCGCGCAGCGGGACGCGCCCGGCCACCTCGCGCACGGCGTCCACGGCGGTCTGACCGGTCACGACGATGCCGTCCGGGGCCTTGCCCTCGCGCAGCAGGTTCGCCTTGCTGCCTGCCGTGGGCGCGAAATCCAGGGTGCTCAGGACGCCGGTCAGGCGGCGGTTGGCTTCCTCCGGGAAGGGTTCACTCAGGCTGCCGCTGCGCAGGCCCGCCTCGACGTGCCCGACCGGAATGCCCTCGTAGAAGGCGCTGAGGGCCACGCAGAAGCTGGTGCTGGTGTCCCCGTGCACGAGGACCATGTCGGCGCCCATCTCGCGCAGCGTCCGCCCGGCCTGCGGGACGATCCGCGCAGTCAGGTCCGCG
The Deinococcus sedimenti DNA segment above includes these coding regions:
- a CDS encoding CHASE domain-containing protein; amino-acid sequence: MIRLPPARGRQVPALVLLLVVILSLVVAFVVHSFARDQQRSRFEREAGAYTQLLRDRVLVYERLLEATRSSWESLAERANEADFDRYVTGLDLARRYPGVKAVGYARAVPAAQARQLETELRRTVSPDITVRATGEIQAERVIITRVAPATPENLVALGFDMNAEPLRRSALSRAQESNRTQASTLLMLVQRDPARQPIPGFIVALPVQEDTTRRGFIYLAVSAADLLRGLEGTGRLSGNLRAQVSLAGQVIGSSGVVPRPTFDRGFTTRTSFTLMGQPWTLSFQADSTFGRDLAAVVPYLIALLGLLIAGFAFRIVKAQVDARGRAELTNVSLLQARALQDASRAEFEAIFQSMQDGAVFTDAEGRIRLVNHALGEWLGHRDLEGRPLGVIHADRRLDGRSRFAPLSTNYLRADGSVFSGEAQRSEVHAPDGSLLGLLEVVRDIRERVAAEQALQAEERRSRAVLDTLPMIVQLSGASGGIRYRNLAHQQLLGGGDLSGHLNPEERGAYQQWRDQVAVSARDASSEWQLQTTHGERWFQVRINPVRDPADPGPQVRAWVTTATDIHDRLLAERRAQRNEERYRAVLEGMPQIVWLTDPRGTAAYFNRRWTEFVGEPRAAQPLSSLIHPDDRADYQRRWQAALGSGRAFEAEHRLLRADGQFRAFVTRGLPVLDGEGQVIEWVGTSTDVDDQVYAEQTARLLADVSEQLSGRSDDPSHLRHDRYRAALARLDGRFVDSGALWTVHPTQLVAVSSPSATWHAAAFQVVAGGAIEQVLASEDPVFIDADPALYQVNATGALFYPLISRDGTMIGVLGLLYRQSLTARDQDLAQELAQRFASALTNDRLQERVQAAQADLQTLNLSLEERVQQRTRELEAANRELEAFSYSVSHDLRTPLRHIVGFGDLLAKETGASLTPKGQRYLTVIKDSASRMSQLIDDLLAFSRMGRQELRHTPVDLRRVIEASWRSLEHDRTGRRITLDLPDQLPTVQGDDALLTLVFTNLLSNAIKYSRGREEALVQITATEQDHEVTLNVTDNGLGFDPRYTDKLFGVFQRLHRAEEFEGIGIGLANVRRIVTRHGGHVQAEGRPGEGATFSVTLPLQGPS
- the aroE gene encoding shikimate dehydrogenase, with amino-acid sequence MTVPDPAQPLRAYLFADPAAHSLSPRMHRAAFAHAGLNGNYEARQVPAPDLPAAVSSLRETGVLGANLSLPHKETALPLLDSLSKAARSIGAVNTIVHRNGRLHGDNTDAPGLRQALADAGYTFEQGADVIVLGAGGAARAAVYTALIMGEQNVWIVNRTLSRAQAIAHHWSAPDADFQVAAVPAGSAPWTRAALVINASSAGLNDPDQTPLDATFLARLPAGALVYDMVYKPEETRLMRDARAHGLAAENGLGMLAHQARLAFQAWTGADVPVEVFLGALAASGRAAAGSTG
- a CDS encoding PhoH family protein, with the protein product MTQPQQDSGLPVPGAFSATVTLENQREAYALLGAGDANLRRMRELTKAKLVARGETITITGDEEQVRSAERMVRDALDVVRGGGELTPDSLLRSARLSGEGRSLAAETQVTGLSLPRGLKPKTPGQKQYLDSIDKSDITFGIGPAGTGKTYMAVAMAVQALKAKKVKRIILTRPAVEAGERLGFLPGDLQAKIDPYLRPLYDALQDMLDQEKFESYLTSGVIEIAPLAFMRGRTLNDAFIILDEAQNTTGEQMKMFLTRMGFSSKVVVTGDVTQIDLPRHVTSGLAVAKRVLGSIDGIAWHEFTDADVVRHPLVGRIIKAYETAENAEQDKRAARRGEFASIPEGEGDAAAASER
- the ybeY gene encoding rRNA maturation RNase YbeY, which gives rise to MIDLIVRKTPPAGLRPALRGSLEAVMAHFGVQEREVTVVLVGDRTIRALKREHWGEDAVTDVLSFPTWEPGDPFIPPHLGDIVISLDTAARQAEARGHSLTREVALLASHGVTHLVGHDHPHAEGLGFEEGATGPEWAVFHGAWDAARAALPDGA
- a CDS encoding diacylglycerol kinase, translated to MRSDGSAWNARRWWRSAGYAWAGIRHAYRTQANFRIECWAALLALGAAGILRAPLAPVALACALVLSLELVNTALEAAVDLVSPERHPLAKVAKDAAAAAVLIASAGALLVAAGTLLPALLEFLSGT
- a CDS encoding GNAT family N-acetyltransferase gives rise to the protein MPSPADLSPAAVTLRGRRPRDLPVLTRWLTDPDAEWRQWDAPYLPTWDTTVNLQRYAQSLSTRPPSPNERVVVAGGVVVGMVNRAEEDPAGSGWWDLGILIYDPALWGRGLGSRALGLWVQATLDETDAHVLTFSTWGGNERMIRAAVRLGFREAGRVREAREVNGQRFDAVRLDLLRREWPGLDGGA
- a CDS encoding lipid II:glycine glycyltransferase FemX, encoding MRLNLVETTDPRVYDDAVRNLPITSALQGWGYGEARRQLGQTPARYLIQQDGRTVGALQLIRKRLVPGFSTLYAPRGPALESLDLLPDVADAVKRIARPTDALLKIEPPVPFLAADNVTLPDGYGPFRRADPEQPEHTIVADLTRSEDELFAGLHSMARRNVRTAQKLGVTAGRDDDFDAFWEIFTATNERAQLGAFPRAYYETMLREGNAHGGEAYIVLSRYQGRALAGGFFLAMGKGTYYLFGGSVRDDRTNEDGSPLKDAKAPDAFYWNAMLDAKQRGYELFDFWGIPRVLDESKHSYGVFKMKLKFSEQRVWYPAYDLNLNPAAPAIVKALRWRKTQNNLRKRGSADDVL
- a CDS encoding peptidylprolyl isomerase; the encoded protein is MKQFLLTALLLSGVALAQTDTTAPAAPAPAPIAAPAQDPTVVVARVGTMTYTLADYEKAFRFAIARVLNGQGIGYGEEYLTEFASARPDFLKQFVRDRALDQLARASGQVDAALIDTQMQEARADFETDAEFLDALRATGYTSADELRAELERRALVSAYLEKVQGRFTFGDALVAGFYNLHRAEFQRDPEACVKHILVPTQAEAQAIARDLAGGADFAAVAKAKSQDPGSAAQGGDLGCFGPGEMVAAFDTASFKGPVNQVQTVQSQFGWHLVLVTKRTEGGVMPLTEAAPLIRQKLSQDAAQKYLDAQIAKLTTESFPEKVAVVAAPATK
- the wecB gene encoding non-hydrolyzing UDP-N-acetylglucosamine 2-epimerase, with protein sequence MKNIVLAFGTRPEATKMAPVYRAVQAQTGLSAQILSTGQQRQMLDGALNVFGLTPDRDLNVMTDRQTLADLTARIVPQAGRTLREMGADMVLVHGDTSTSFCVALSAFYEGIPVGHVEAGLRSGSLSEPFPEEANRRLTGVLSTLDFAPTAGSKANLLREGKAPDGIVVTGQTAVDAVREVAGRVPLRAAWQARVDAGQPLVTVTMHRRENQPMMREMAQALARVAQAHPEHHFIYPVHLSPAVQEAVRPALESVANFELTDPLDYSDMAPLMAASRLLATDSGGLQEEGAALGVPVAVLRNVTERPEGVEAGVLRLAGNDPAQLEATLLDLLGREATLATMRAARNPYGDGQASQRIAQAIAWHFGLTDRPADWS